A region of Candidatus Omnitrophota bacterium DNA encodes the following proteins:
- a CDS encoding permease, which yields MIVELFFSGILALKDYIFHHTLTCLIPAFLLAGGMVSFFNKQAILSYLGEKTSKLKSFSLATVFSFFIASCSCTVLPVGSGLYFAGAGIGPAFIILWVAPSTNVLSLLFTGSILGFKMATSRIIASLFMAFLVGWVMTGFFGKEKRKDIQDVSVQKQKLITKKHAIFLVLIFLSIILPNYIARGRNYALNVLVWSILTTIWLIYALSTLTKEETKNWLKEAWWFMRMIVPILLLGVFIVGIIGKLLPKEFVSKWVGGNSVLASFLTTISGQLMYFGTLTESPFIDTMLKLGMGRGPALAFLLTGPGMSLPNMLAIARLFGIRKAMVYILLIMGLGTFIGWFFGNFVF from the coding sequence ATGATTGTGGAATTGTTTTTCTCAGGAATTTTGGCTTTGAAAGATTATATTTTTCATCATACGTTGACCTGTCTTATCCCTGCTTTCTTATTGGCAGGAGGAATGGTTAGTTTCTTTAACAAACAGGCAATTTTATCCTATTTAGGAGAAAAAACTTCTAAATTAAAATCTTTTTCTTTAGCAACAGTTTTCAGTTTCTTTATTGCTTCTTGCTCCTGCACAGTTTTACCAGTGGGAAGTGGACTATATTTCGCAGGCGCAGGAATTGGTCCGGCTTTTATTATTCTGTGGGTTGCACCTTCTACTAATGTTTTATCTTTACTCTTTACCGGTAGTATCTTAGGTTTTAAAATGGCAACATCAAGGATTATTGCCTCGCTTTTTATGGCGTTTTTAGTAGGGTGGGTGATGACCGGATTTTTTGGGAAAGAGAAAAGAAAAGACATCCAAGATGTTTCTGTTCAGAAGCAAAAACTGATTACTAAAAAACATGCCATATTTTTAGTTTTGATTTTTCTTTCCATAATTTTGCCTAATTACATTGCCCGAGGAAGAAATTATGCTCTTAATGTTTTAGTCTGGTCAATCTTAACCACAATTTGGTTAATCTATGCTTTAAGCACTTTAACTAAAGAAGAGACAAAAAATTGGCTCAAAGAAGCTTGGTGGTTTATGAGGATGATTGTACCCATTCTTCTTTTAGGTGTATTTATTGTGGGAATAATTGGTAAATTGCTACCTAAGGAATTTGTTTCTAAGTGGGTAGGTGGCAATTCGGTTCTGGCCAGTTTTCTAACAACCATCTCCGGCCAACTGATGTATTTTGGGACATTAACCGAATCTCCCTTTATTGATACGATGTTGAAATTGGGAATGGGACGTGGTCCTGCATTGGCATTTTTGTTGACTGGTCCAGGGATGAGCTTGCCTAATATGCTTGCAATTGCAAGACTCTTTGGGATTAGAAAAGCAATGGTTTACATTTTGCTTATTATGGGGTTAGGAACATTTATAGGCTGGTTTTTTGGGAATTTTGTTTTTTAA
- a CDS encoding metalloregulator ArsR/SmtB family transcription factor, with product MINKSGSKLLANYLQALAHPLRVEILEILKDKNRLCVCELVRILKRDQSIISRHLNTLRQAGILDYKEEGTRSLHSVKNKEIYKILDKVKTILRKEIKQHKELLKAI from the coding sequence TTGATAAATAAATCTGGTTCTAAATTGTTAGCTAATTATTTACAAGCACTTGCGCATCCTCTACGAGTAGAGATCCTTGAGATTTTAAAAGATAAAAACCGCCTCTGTGTTTGTGAATTAGTACGTATTTTGAAAAGAGACCAATCTATAATTTCCCGACATCTCAATACGCTTAGACAAGCAGGAATTCTGGATTACAAGGAGGAAGGGACTCGCTCTTTGCATAGTGTAAAGAACAAGGAAATATACAAAATACTTGATAAAGTAAAAACAATTTTACGCAAAGAGATAAAACAGCATAAGGAGCTTCTCAAGGCTATATAG
- a CDS encoding desulfoferrodoxin → MNTFICKRCGYIAFKDVPDKCPVCHAPKEDFELKTDAIKKPQNPNNLSELEKKHIPVIEIKKQCGLLGPGCADAHIKVGEITHPMEAKHFIVYIDIYHDYNFIARYHLSPEKLNPAVGIHLKITEGKIIALEYCNLHGRWMAEKEI, encoded by the coding sequence ATGAATACGTTTATTTGTAAACGGTGTGGCTATATTGCTTTTAAAGATGTTCCGGATAAATGTCCCGTTTGTCATGCTCCTAAAGAAGATTTTGAATTAAAAACCGATGCCATTAAAAAACCACAGAACCCTAACAATCTAAGTGAGCTTGAAAAGAAACACATTCCCGTAATTGAAATTAAAAAACAGTGCGGTTTGTTAGGTCCTGGCTGTGCGGATGCGCATATAAAAGTAGGGGAAATCACACATCCGATGGAGGCAAAACACTTTATTGTTTATATTGATATTTACCACGATTACAATTTTATTGCTCGTTATCACTTAAGTCCGGAAAAGTTAAATCCGGCAGTAGGAATACATCTTAAGATTACTGAAGGGAAAATTATCGCTTTAGAGTATTGTAATCTCCACGGGCGCTGGATGGCGGAAAAAGAAATATAA
- a CDS encoding thioredoxin family protein, with translation MKIEIVGPGCPRCIATEKNVKEAVKQLGIQAEISKVTDMAEFSKKGVMFTPAVIVDGEVKISGKIPTVEEVKEIISKR, from the coding sequence ATGAAAATTGAAATTGTTGGTCCGGGTTGCCCGCGCTGTATAGCGACTGAAAAGAATGTAAAAGAAGCGGTAAAACAGTTAGGCATTCAAGCCGAAATTTCTAAAGTTACTGATATGGCAGAATTCTCCAAAAAAGGTGTTATGTTTACGCCCGCGGTAATTGTGGATGGCGAGGTTAAGATTTCTGGCAAGATTCCTACTGTAGAAGAAGTAAAAGAAATTATTTCTAAGAGATAA
- a CDS encoding pyridoxamine 5'-phosphate oxidase family protein — protein MKTIPSEIINFLTNQGFVVLSTVDNQGFPHSSCKGIIKIEEKGKIFLLDLYHGKTYENLKINPYVSVTVVDEHKFKGYSLKGKGEIVKITNANKKLLKNWEDLISRRLVRRLLKNIKGEKGHSAHPEAHLPSPKYLIEIKVEEIVDLKPAHIK, from the coding sequence TTGAAAACCATTCCTTCGGAAATAATTAACTTTTTAACCAATCAAGGATTTGTTGTCTTATCAACAGTTGATAACCAAGGATTTCCTCACAGTTCCTGTAAAGGAATTATAAAGATTGAAGAAAAAGGTAAAATCTTTCTTCTCGACCTCTATCACGGAAAAACTTACGAGAACCTAAAGATAAATCCCTATGTAAGCGTTACGGTTGTTGATGAACACAAATTCAAAGGTTACTCCTTAAAAGGCAAAGGGGAAATAGTTAAGATAACTAATGCCAATAAGAAATTACTTAAAAATTGGGAAGACCTCATCTCCCGCAGATTGGTCCGGCGTCTACTAAAAAATATTAAGGGAGAAAAAGGACACTCTGCTCATCCTGAGGCGCATCTACCTTCCCCCAAGTATCTTATAGAAATAAAGGTAGAAGAAATAGTGGATTTAAAACCAGCACATATAAAATAA
- a CDS encoding zinc ribbon domain-containing protein, translating into MPLYEYECQDCKERFVVLIRKSEDENSVVCSKCASKRIKRLLSTFSASKSNSGDSGPSCPCAGSC; encoded by the coding sequence ATGCCTCTTTATGAATATGAATGCCAGGACTGCAAAGAGAGATTTGTTGTTTTAATCCGCAAATCTGAAGATGAAAATAGCGTAGTTTGTTCTAAGTGTGCAAGCAAAAGGATAAAAAGGCTTTTATCTACTTTTTCCGCCTCTAAATCGAATAGTGGAGATTCCGGTCCGAGTTGTCCCTGCGCCGGTTCCTGTTAA
- a CDS encoding glutaredoxin family protein, with translation MAKSVKIYSTPTCPFCIRAKQFLKENNISFEDIDVSRNPQAVEEMVRKSGQMGVPVLDIDGEIIIGFDKEKIKSVLGL, from the coding sequence ATGGCCAAATCAGTAAAGATTTATTCCACTCCTACCTGTCCTTTTTGTATCCGGGCGAAACAGTTTTTAAAAGAAAACAACATCTCTTTTGAAGACATTGATGTTTCGCGTAATCCCCAAGCAGTTGAGGAAATGGTCAGAAAGAGTGGACAGATGGGAGTTCCCGTTTTGGATATAGACGGGGAAATTATCATTGGTTTTGATAAAGAAAAAATAAAATCTGTTTTAGGTTTATAA
- a CDS encoding rubredoxin, with product MDKYKCTVCGYIYEPEKGDSENGVSPGTAFSELPKDWVCPECGVGKDMFEKI from the coding sequence ATGGATAAATACAAATGCACCGTATGTGGTTATATATACGAACCAGAAAAAGGAGACTCTGAGAATGGAGTCTCTCCGGGAACCGCCTTTTCTGAATTACCCAAAGACTGGGTTTGTCCTGAATGCGGAGTAGGCAAAGATATGTTTGAAAAAATTTAA
- a CDS encoding FAD-dependent oxidoreductase, which produces MYELIIIGAGPSGITASVYAARKRLNFIVLTKDIGGQSAWSGEIENYTGYQFITGPELAQKFEEHVRKYNVEIREGEEVIRVKRDNDGIEVVSNKGVYKAKTVIISSGKRSRELNVPGEKEFKNRGLTYCATCDGLIFSEKKVAVIGGGNSALDAGLQMARIAQKIYLVNISSQITGDKIMLEKLMKYNNVEILNNRQVLAILGEKMVKGIKIKDLSLGKEDILGVEGVFVEIGLIPNSEFALDVEKNQFGEIKVNCLNETNIPGIFSAGDVTNIPEKQIIIASGEGAKACLSAFRYLSTQK; this is translated from the coding sequence ATGTATGAATTGATTATCATTGGTGCCGGTCCATCGGGAATAACTGCTTCTGTATATGCGGCAAGAAAAAGGCTTAACTTCATTGTGCTTACTAAAGATATCGGTGGGCAGTCTGCCTGGAGTGGAGAAATAGAAAATTACACCGGTTACCAATTTATAACCGGTCCGGAATTGGCGCAGAAGTTCGAGGAACATGTAAGGAAATACAATGTAGAAATCAGGGAAGGAGAGGAAGTAATTAGAGTTAAAAGGGATAATGATGGTATTGAGGTTGTTTCTAACAAAGGAGTATATAAAGCAAAAACAGTAATTATTTCCTCCGGTAAACGTTCCCGCGAACTGAATGTTCCCGGAGAAAAGGAGTTTAAAAATCGCGGTTTAACTTACTGTGCTACCTGCGACGGTCTAATTTTTTCGGAAAAAAAAGTTGCAGTAATCGGTGGAGGAAATTCCGCCTTGGATGCGGGTCTGCAAATGGCGCGCATTGCCCAGAAGATTTATTTAGTAAATATTTCTTCTCAGATTACCGGAGACAAAATAATGCTTGAGAAACTGATGAAATATAATAATGTGGAAATTCTAAATAATAGACAGGTGCTGGCAATCCTTGGAGAAAAAATGGTTAAGGGAATAAAGATAAAGGATTTGTCTCTTGGGAAAGAAGATATTTTGGGAGTAGAAGGGGTTTTTGTAGAAATTGGTTTAATTCCTAATTCAGAATTTGCTTTGGATGTAGAAAAAAACCAATTTGGAGAAATAAAGGTCAATTGTTTAAACGAAACAAATATTCCGGGAATTTTTTCAGCTGGTGATGTTACTAATATTCCTGAAAAACAAATCATCATTGCTTCCGGAGAAGGAGCTAAAGCTTGCCTAAGTGCTTTTAGATATCTCTCCACCCAGAAATAA